CCTTCAATTGTGACTTTTTCTGTTTCTAAATCAGTTGTGGCTTCATAGGTGAGTAGGCTTCCCACCTCTGTCGCAAGTTGGCGGAAATCTTTTGTATTTACATCAGCAGCACGCATTAAACCAATTTTATGTTTAATGAGCGGATGCTTTACTTCAACAATTTTCATTTTCTCTCTCCTGGCGTTAATAAATTTTTAGCTATTTTAGCAGAAATTAGAGATATTTAACTTGGGTTAGATAAAAAATTCCAAAAGGCTTGAATGATTGGTTCTTGTAGCCGGCGTTGTTGTACACAAATTCCGAGTTCAAAAGGTTGAATGGGGACAGACAAATTAAAATAAGAAATTCGATTTGCAATAGGGCTGTGTTTGATAACAACATCGGGTAGTAATGCAATGCCACACCCAACTGCAACCATAGGTAAAATAGCCTCGTGTCCTTCAACGGTAGCGTAGATTTTTGGAGATCTAATTTTTTGCAATTTAAACCAGTGATCTATCCGCTTACGAGCAGGTCCTTCAACAGGCAAAATAAATGGAATATTGTGCCAATCAATAGGTGTTTTCTGGAGTAGAAGGGTAACGGGGCAAGCAATACGAGGAATAATCAACGAAAGAGTAATATCATCAATATAATGAAAGTTAATGTTATTGGGAAGATGTTCGGGCTTGCCAGTAAGTGAAAGATCTGCTTGCATTGATTGTACCATTTGTAATGCTTTAGCGGGATCGCCTGTGCTAAGTTGGATCTCAACTTTAGGGTAAAGTTTACGAAAATGTTCAAGCATTTTGGGTAAGTGGCTATATGCTGCAGTTACAGAACAAAATAGATGAAGTTCTCCTTCAAGTTCCGTTTGTTGGGGTGATAATTCATATTGTATTTGCTTCCAATTTAGCCAATTTTGCTCAGCAAAAGAGCGGAATTTTTTACCTGCTTCTGTGAGTACAACTTGGCGATTATCTCGTAAAAAAAGAGGTTGTCCAATTTCATCCTCAATTCGTTGAATATGACGAGAAAGCGTTGATGCACTGATATAGTTTTTTTTAGCCGTGCGAATAAAGCTGCCCGTGTCAGCAATATCAATAAATAATTTTAATGAGTTGAAATTCATTTATTTTACCAAGATAACCATTCTAATTTTAATTGTTCAGGCTTAATTTCATTTATATTTTTATTGTATCTTAAAATCTGTATAGTATTATTACTTTTTGGGTGCCAGTGAATAAAATTTTCATTATCATTACTATAAAAAGCAATAATAGGTTTATTTAATCCTACTGCAATATGAATAATAGAAGTATCAGGAGATATGACTAAATAAGATTTTTTTATTATTTCAATATTATCAAAAATTGTTTGTGTTTTTTCATATAGATAGATGTTTGAATAAGATAAAATAAATTTTTTTACTTTTTCAGTTATAGTAGGATATATCAGTAAAATAATAGGTGTGGAAATTTTACTGGTTATATGATTTAAGAGTATTTTAATACTTTCATCATTAAAACTACGAGATGAACTTGCACCAAAAAAATTAATAGCAATAAATTTATGAATATTATTTTCTTCTAAGAATTCTTCAATATTACGCTGGCTAACTAAGTTAGAAGGAATGTCATAATCAGTATTAATATTTTTAAATTCCATTCTGTTAAGTATTTTCTCATAAACTTGTGAGAAGTGAATATTTATATCGTTAATACTTTCATCAAAAATTTTGTAATCTTGTTTTTGATAACCGATATTTACTTTTGCTCCAATTAATTTTATAAGTAATAAATCTCGATTACGTATAAAAACAGTAGGGTCAATAAGTATATCATACTTATCCGCACGAATTTTATTAGAAACTTGGATATAGTTTATAATGTCTTTAGTTTTGACTGTATAAATTTTATCTACAAAAGAGTTTTGCCTAAATAAATATTGTATTTTAGTTGAGCAGACAACAGCAATATAGATATTAGGGTTTTGTTTTTTTAACTCACGGAATATAAAAGAGCTAATAATATAGTCTCCAATTTTGCCATCCTGCCGAAGGAAAATAATTTTTCTTATTAGGCTAATTTCAGTAAGTGAATGATGTTTTTTATGATCAAGGATAACTTTACCTAATTTTAGCCGAATTTTTTGTAGAAATTTTTTCATAGTGTATAAGAGTATTTTTAACCTATTTAAATTAATTTACATAAAATGCTTAGATTTTTCAAGTGAAAATAATATAATTTGGTAGATTATGAAATCATAATTGTTAATTTTTTTAGTAAAGGTAAGCAAAAAGTTATATTGATTTATTAACTGTTAAAGTACTACTTAATCAATAAGAAAGTATGCGAGAAATTTCTCTGAATGAATTAAGTTTATTATTAGGTGTTGCACCAGAAATAAGAGAAAAATTACTTTTTTATTAACAAATACAATTGATTAAGAAGATTACTTAAAATAATTAAATAGTTCATTAAATATAAAATTAGTAAAGAAAATATCGATTGATGATTATTTTGATTTGATCAATACGGTTGATTTAGTTATTGCAGTTGATGGTGGCGGTGTGCATATGGCTTGTGTTTATGAAACACCATTATTGGCATTTTATGCAAATTATCAAGTAAATATTGATCGTTAGAGACCAATTAATCGAGCTAATACTTATGTTATCATTGGTAATCAAATTACGAATGATAATAATAAAACCTTTGACGTTCCATTAGAAGAAGCAATACGTTGGTTGAATTCCGGGTTGACAGAGCAGATTCAGCAGAGAAGTATTGTATGAAATTTAAGTAAATAGTTAAAGAATTTACCTACACGCAAGCGGTATTTTCAGCGTATAATTTTATCATTATTATTTATTTGGATAATTTTGTTATGAAACCAGCGACAGCAACGATTAGTGGTAGTGCGTTACGCCACAATTTTCAGTTAATTAAATCTTTTGCACCAGATAGTAAGGTTTGTGCAGTGGTCAAAGCGAATGCGTATGGACAATCTATTGGGTTTGTAACGAAAACTTTAGAGGATATGGTTGATGCCTTTGGTGTTGCTCGAATAAAAGAAGCGCTTGAAATTCAAGAGAGTGGTTTTGCTGGAAAAATTATTTTGCTAGAAGGTTTTTTTGATCGTGAAGAGCTGTTAAAAACGTTATCTCGCCGTTTTGATACGGTTGTTCATTGTATTGAGCAGTTAGAATTATTAGAGCAGGTAGCGCAAGAGTGGCTGAATGAAAAAGAGAAAGGTTTTTGGCAGCGAAAAACTAAAATTTATTTCCCGATTACCGTATGGCTTAAAATTGATACGGGAATGCACCGCTTGGGAATTGACCCAGAGCAAGTTGAACTATTTTACCAGCGTTTGAAGCATTGTGTATTAGTTAAAGAGATAAAATTTATCAGCCATTTTAGCCGAGCTGATGAAATAGAGTCGGATTATACGGAAAAGCAAATCAAAATGTTTGAGCAAGCAGTTCAACCTTATTCAGAAGAACGAAGCCTGTCGGCATCAAATGGTATTTTATATTGGCCACAAGCCCATTATGATTGGGTCCGTCCTGGGATTATTATGCACGGTATTTCCCCTCATCAACAACCGATTTCCGATCTAGGATTTCAACCAGCAATCACATTATCTTCTTCATTAATTGCAGTACGAAATCATAAAGCAGGCGAACCTGTTGGTTATGGTGCTGGATGGGTTAGCCCAAGGGATACTAAAATTGGTGTTGTAGCGATTGGATATGGTGATGGTTATCCTCGTAATGCACCTGAAGGTACCCCAGTATTAGTTAATGGGCGTAGAGTACCAATTGTTGGACGAGTATCCATGGATATGATGACAGTAGATTTAGGTCTCGATAGCCAAGATAAAGTGGGTGATGAAGTTATTTTATGGGGACGAGACTTATTGATTGAGGATGTTGCTAAAGCGATTGGTGTTATAAATTATGAATTAATTACTAAATTAACACCAAGAGTTATTACAGAATATACTACCTAATTTTACTAAGAAATAAATTTAATTTTCTTGTCCAGAATTATTTTTATATCTATTAAATTTTTTCATTATTCACTATATCTAGTATAGCCTTTACAGTATTGTTTGAATGAGCTTTCATTGTGTTTTTAACGTAATTTGATAGAATCAGTTGCTTAAAAATTTAGAGGATATTTGATGAATAAAATCTCTCCAGAAGCACAAGGTGTACGTGCGGCCTTGCTAGCTAAGGGCATTGAAACACCAACGGTCGAGCAGAATAAAGATAAAGCTCTTCGCCGTGAAGAAATTCAACAACATATGCGTTCTGTGTTAGAACTACTAGGGCTAGATTTGCGTGATGACAGTTTGGAAGAAACACCTAAACGGTTAGCCAAAATGTATGTTGATGAAATTTTTAGTGGGTTGGATTATGAAACGTTTCCTAAGATAACGAAAATTCAAAATCGAATGAAAGTAAGTGAAATGGTTTTGGTGGACGATATTACGCTGACGAGTACTTGTGAGCACCATTTCGTTACGATTGATGGTAAAGTTGCCGTGGCATATTATCCAAAAGATTGGGTTATCGGTTTGTCTAAAATTAACCGTGTGGTTCAATTTTTTGCACAGCGTCCTCAAGTACAAGAGCGTTTTACAGAGCAAATTTTGACTGCCTTTCAAACTATTTTAGAAACAGAAGATGTTGCGGTTTATGTGAAAGCAACGCATTTTTGTGTAAAATGTCGTGGAGTGAAAGATACGAATAGCCAAACTTTAACTTCAGCATTCGGGGGGGTATTTTTGCAAGACCGTGAAACTCGTAAAGAATTTCTCTCTTTGCTTAGCCGATAGTCCTAGAGTCTAGTTTAGACGGGAGAAATTAATGAAAATTGCACTAGGAATTGAATATGATGGTAGTCGTTATTTTGGCTGGCAACGTCAATTAAATGTTGCTTCTGTTCAGCAACGATTGGAAGATGCGTTATCCGTTATTGCGGATACGACTTGTACAGTTTTCTGTGCAGGTAGAACGGATGCTGGCGTGCATGGCACAGGGCAAGTAGTGCATTTTGAAACGGAAGTTTATCGTTCGTTACAGAGTTGGTGTTTTGGGACGAATACCTTCCTTCCTCCAGATATTGCAGTAAAATGGGCAAGGGAAGTACCTGATGATTTTCACGCTCGTTTTAGCGCAACAGCCCGTCGTTATCGTTACATTATTTATAATAATAAACTACGTTCAGCAATTTTACCTGCGGGGCTGTCTCATTATTATGCAGAGCTTGATGCTGAGAAGATGAACAAAGCGGGGCAATTTCTACTCGGTGAGAATGATTTTACTTCTTTTCGTTCATCTCAATGTCAATCACATACCCCTTGGAGAAATGTCCACCATCTTAAAGTAACTCGTCAAAATGACTATATTATTATTGATATTCAAGCGAATGCGTTTGTGCATCATATGGTGAGAAATATTGTAGGGAGCTTAATTGAGGTTGGCCAGGAGCGTAAACCGATTGAGTGGATAAAATGGTTATTAGAACAGAAAGATCGTACTCTTGCTGCACCAACGGCGAGAGCAGAGGGGTTATATCTTGTTGATGTGTTATACCCTGAACGATTTAATTTGCCTAGAACTCAGCTTGGCCCGCTTTTTTTAGCAGATGATTAAGGCAGAATTATCTTTTTAAGTTTTGCAAAATTTTTAGGAATTTGACCGCTTGCAATGCTTGCTTGATTCTTAATATTCAATGAGATATGTATTCATCGATTTATTATTCAACCTATAATAAATTAGGGTCATTTACTTATTATAAAACCTTGTAATAGTTAATATTACAAGGTTTTATTAATAGTGATAACTCACCGTTTGTTATTAGGCCTACGGCTTAGAATGCAGTTAGTTATTTTTCTTGATGATAATAAAAGTAACACTTGCTAAAACAAGGGCGGTAACAGCGAGGCTGAGCCACATTGATTGACTAAATCCAAGTACGAGGTAGCCAATAGCACTTGCACCAGCTACAATCATTGCATAAGGAAGTTGTGAAGTAACGTGATCCATATGATTACATTGTGCTCCCGTAGAGGATAAAATAGTTGTATCAGAAATTGGAGAGCAGTGATCCCCGCAAACTGCTCCAGCCATTACTGCGGATAAGCACGGAAGAAGTAAGTTAGGATCTGCGTGAACCGCCATTGATGCAGCGATTGGTAACATAATGCCGAATGTTCCCCAACTTGTGCCTGTTGAGAAAGCCATTCCACTACCTAATATGAATAAAATGAAAGGGAGCAAAGCAGGATTAAGTGAGTCTGCTACAAGAGTTGATAGATATTTACCTGTTTGCATATCGCTAACGATACCGTTGATTGTCCAAGCAAAGCAGAGAATTAAAATTGCACCAGACATTGATTTTGCACCGATTGCATAAGATTTGAAATAATCTTTTATTGTTAATTGTTGAGCAATTGAGATACAAAAAGTCGCAACGATAAGTGCACTAATTCCCCCTACAACGAGAGAAATTCCAACAGTAGTATTTTCAAATGCACCCAGCACACTAAAGGCTTTTCCGTCTGCAGCAAGTGCTTGATTACCTGTGTACATCATTGTTGCAATGGTGGCTAAAATTAGCGTAATAATAGGCAGAATTAAATTGAGTACTTTGCCATTTGAATCAGTAAGGCTTTGCTCTTCTGTATTTGCTTGTTGAGCTTCTAGTTCAAAGCGTTTCATTGAACCAATATCAATGGTAAAATAAGCGACAGCAAATACCATAATCATTGAGAATATAGCATAGAAATTCATAGCGCTGATTGTCATAAATGCGCCGAGTGGCGAATAGCTCGTAATGCCGTAAGTTGTAAGTAACCCAGCAATTAAGGTAATAATATAAGCGCCCCAACTTGAAATAGGCATTAGTACGCACATTGGTGCTGCCGTGGAATCTAAAATATAGGCGAGTTTAGCTCGTGAGACTTTGAATTTGTCTGTAACAGGGCGTGCAATTGCACCTACG
This portion of the Vespertiliibacter pulmonis genome encodes:
- the truA gene encoding tRNA pseudouridine(38-40) synthase TruA, whose protein sequence is MKIALGIEYDGSRYFGWQRQLNVASVQQRLEDALSVIADTTCTVFCAGRTDAGVHGTGQVVHFETEVYRSLQSWCFGTNTFLPPDIAVKWAREVPDDFHARFSATARRYRYIIYNNKLRSAILPAGLSHYYAELDAEKMNKAGQFLLGENDFTSFRSSQCQSHTPWRNVHHLKVTRQNDYIIIDIQANAFVHHMVRNIVGSLIEVGQERKPIEWIKWLLEQKDRTLAAPTARAEGLYLVDVLYPERFNLPRTQLGPLFLADD
- a CDS encoding Na+/H+ antiporter NhaC family protein; amino-acid sequence: MNPIDYSASAWSVIPALLALLLAILTRKVILSLSIGIITGALMLYAGNPINALIHLKNSVFSLAYNNDGLNSNNLNIILFLILLGILTALLSLSGSNQAFAIWAQQHIKGKRGAKLMAAGLVFFTFIDDYFHSLAVGAIARPVTDKFKVSRAKLAYILDSTAAPMCVLMPISSWGAYIITLIAGLLTTYGITSYSPLGAFMTISAMNFYAIFSMIMVFAVAYFTIDIGSMKRFELEAQQANTEEQSLTDSNGKVLNLILPIITLILATIATMMYTGNQALAADGKAFSVLGAFENTTVGISLVVGGISALIVATFCISIAQQLTIKDYFKSYAIGAKSMSGAILILCFAWTINGIVSDMQTGKYLSTLVADSLNPALLPFILFILGSGMAFSTGTSWGTFGIMLPIAASMAVHADPNLLLPCLSAVMAGAVCGDHCSPISDTTILSSTGAQCNHMDHVTSQLPYAMIVAGASAIGYLVLGFSQSMWLSLAVTALVLASVTFIIIKKNN
- the folE gene encoding GTP cyclohydrolase I FolE is translated as MNKISPEAQGVRAALLAKGIETPTVEQNKDKALRREEIQQHMRSVLELLGLDLRDDSLEETPKRLAKMYVDEIFSGLDYETFPKITKIQNRMKVSEMVLVDDITLTSTCEHHFVTIDGKVAVAYYPKDWVIGLSKINRVVQFFAQRPQVQERFTEQILTAFQTILETEDVAVYVKATHFCVKCRGVKDTNSQTLTSAFGGVFLQDRETRKEFLSLLSR
- a CDS encoding glycosyltransferase family 9 protein — translated: MKLVKKISIDDYFDLINTVDLVIAVDGGGVHMACVYETPLLAFYANYQVNIDR
- the ilvY gene encoding HTH-type transcriptional activator IlvY, which encodes MNFNSLKLFIDIADTGSFIRTAKKNYISASTLSRHIQRIEDEIGQPLFLRDNRQVVLTEAGKKFRSFAEQNWLNWKQIQYELSPQQTELEGELHLFCSVTAAYSHLPKMLEHFRKLYPKVEIQLSTGDPAKALQMVQSMQADLSLTGKPEHLPNNINFHYIDDITLSLIIPRIACPVTLLLQKTPIDWHNIPFILPVEGPARKRIDHWFKLQKIRSPKIYATVEGHEAILPMVAVGCGIALLPDVVIKHSPIANRISYFNLSVPIQPFELGICVQQRRLQEPIIQAFWNFLSNPS
- a CDS encoding glycosyltransferase family 9 protein, translated to MKKFLQKIRLKLGKVILDHKKHHSLTEISLIRKIIFLRQDGKIGDYIISSFIFRELKKQNPNIYIAVVCSTKIQYLFRQNSFVDKIYTVKTKDIINYIQVSNKIRADKYDILIDPTVFIRNRDLLLIKLIGAKVNIGYQKQDYKIFDESINDINIHFSQVYEKILNRMEFKNINTDYDIPSNLVSQRNIEEFLEENNIHKFIAINFFGASSSRSFNDESIKILLNHITSKISTPIILLIYPTITEKVKKFILSYSNIYLYEKTQTIFDNIEIIKKSYLVISPDTSIIHIAVGLNKPIIAFYSNDNENFIHWHPKSNNTIQILRYNKNINEIKPEQLKLEWLSW
- the alr gene encoding alanine racemase, with protein sequence MKPATATISGSALRHNFQLIKSFAPDSKVCAVVKANAYGQSIGFVTKTLEDMVDAFGVARIKEALEIQESGFAGKIILLEGFFDREELLKTLSRRFDTVVHCIEQLELLEQVAQEWLNEKEKGFWQRKTKIYFPITVWLKIDTGMHRLGIDPEQVELFYQRLKHCVLVKEIKFISHFSRADEIESDYTEKQIKMFEQAVQPYSEERSLSASNGILYWPQAHYDWVRPGIIMHGISPHQQPISDLGFQPAITLSSSLIAVRNHKAGEPVGYGAGWVSPRDTKIGVVAIGYGDGYPRNAPEGTPVLVNGRRVPIVGRVSMDMMTVDLGLDSQDKVGDEVILWGRDLLIEDVAKAIGVINYELITKLTPRVITEYTT